TTGAACGAAGCTCGCGCGAAACGGAGCCTCCGGCGCCCTCGGGCAGGGGGGCGGCGCGCCGGCCTCCGCAACGTCCGCGCCCCGCGGCGCGATCATTCTGGCCGGGTCACATGGCGCCATAGCACTTGCCCGCGTCCTGGCGCGGCAAAAGCTCGATGTCTGGTTCGTGACCAATCACACGCCTTTGCCGCGTTTCTCGCGCGCCGTGACGCACTGGCGCAACTGGCCCGGCGCGGAGGATCCCACCGCCATCGATGCGCTTGAGGACATTGTGCAACGGGAGAAGCTTGAGGGCTATCTTCTCGTTCCGGCTGCCGATGGCGACGTCAAATTCGCCTCCCAGGCCCATGCACGCCTTTCGAGGCACCTCAATCTGCTGTTGCCGGACTGGTCCAGCCTGCAATGGGCCGCCGACAAGGCTCTGACCTATCGCCGCGCCGCGGAGCTCGGTATCGCGGTCCCCGAGATATATCCCGTCCGCTCGCACGCCGATGCCGCCGACATGCCGATGCGATTTCCGGTGGTCCTCAAGCCCTCGATGCGCCTCGCGCTCAATCGCTTCACGCGCGACAAGGTCTGGCGCGCCGACGACCGCGATGGTTTCGTGCGGCTCTACGCCGAGGCGGCAGGTCTCGTCGGGCCGGAAGCCATCGTCGTTCAGGAACTGGTGCCGGGCGATGGCGAATGCCAGCTCTCCTATGCGGGCCTGTGGTGGCAGGGCCGGCCGGTCAGCGCCTTCGTGGCGCAGCGCACCCGCCAATATCCGATCGATTTCAGCTATACCTCCACCTTCGTCGAAACCATCGAATCCCCGGATGTGCGTGAGGCGGCGGAAGCATTCCTGTCTTCCATCGGCCATCACGGCCTGTGCGAGATCGAATTCAAGCGCGATTCGCGCAACGGCGTGCTCAAGCTGCTCGATGTCAATCCGCGCCCCTGGTCGTGGTTCGGACTGGCCGACGCGGCCGGGGTCGATTTCGGGGCGGCCATCGTCGCTCTCGCCAGCGGCCGTGAGCCGCCGCCCATGCGGGCGCGAACAGGTGTCGGCTGGATGTTCGGCCAGCGCGATCCGATTGCCGCCCTTCAACTCGCGCTCGCCGGACGCCTCGATGCCGGGGCATGGCTCGCCTCGCTCACCCGCACGCGCACATTTGCGACAATGTCGCTCAGCGATCCGTTGCCGGGCATAGTGGAGCTTCCCGTGACATTGTTTCGGGCGCTTGCCCGCCTGCCGGGCAGATCCCGCAACCATTCGTAAGGCACTCGCGATGCGTCAGCAACCCACGGCCGTGTTCGACACCTCATCCGCAATATCCGGTGCCGGCATCGGGTCGGGCTTCACCGTCGAGGTCGACAATATCTCCGATAGTGACTGGGACGGCATCGCCAGCGGCTTCGCCGACATTCACCCGGAACAGACCGCTTGCTTTGCCGGTCACCACTGGAAGGGAAGGGACAGTCATCTTCTGCTTCACCGCAATGGCGAGCCGGTCGCCGGCGCGCGTGTCGCACTCGTCAAGCTGCCGCTGATCGGAAGAGGGCTTGCCTTTCTCCGCTTCGGCCCTTTCTGGCGGCGCCGGGATGCGGCAGCCGATCCTGAAATCTACCGCGCCATGATCGCGGCACTGGTCGAGGAATATTGCGTCGCGCGCGGCCACTGCCTGACCGTCCTGCCGCGCCCGCATCCGCGCTATCACGCCGAGGAATGCGGCTGGCTGCGCGACATGGGTTTCGCGCAGAGGCGCCAATACGAGGATCCCGAGCGTTACGTCGTCAACACCGCGCTCAACGAGGGTGCCCAGCTCAAGAGCCTCGCCCAGAAATGGCGCTACAATCTGCGCCAGGCGCTCGCCAACTCGCTCGATGTACGCATGACGGAAGCGCCCGAGGACATCGACGCCTTCCAGAAGCTCTATGTGTCGATGATGGAGCGAAAGGATTTCTCGAGCACCACACCCGTTCATCTGACCGGGCAGCTGATCGCCAATCTGCCCGACAAGCTCAAGCCGAAGCTTTTTGTCGCCTATCACGAGAAGAAACTGGTGGCCGGCGCCACAGTGGGCCTGTTCGGCGACACGGCCTACTATATGTTCGGCGCGTCCTCGGCCGATGCCTTGCCGCTCAAAGCGGGCTATGCGCTTCACTGGGTGATCGTCCAGTGGCTCAACCAGAATGGGTTCCAATGGTACGACCTGGGCGGGGCGTCGCATGAGCCGGGGCTGCGCCAGTTCAAGAAGGGATTCGTCGGTAAGGCCGGGCAGATCGTCACCATGGAAGGTGAATTCGACCGCTGGACGACGCCCGTCGGGCGGCTGGCGTCGGATGCCATCTTCGGCGCCCGAAATCTCAGGCGGCGCCTGCGTCATGGCGCGAAATTCGGGAAGACGGCCGACAGCTCGAAGTGATGCTTGCGCACTCTCAGTCCGACGAGGCGGCTTTGTCCTTCTCCTTCACCTCAGCGGCGTAGCGCCAGGTCTCCCATTTGACGCGCGCGATCTTGTAGGCGTCGAGTATGGAGAGCGCATAGATAAGAAAGCCGCCGGCGTGGCGGCCGATGAAGCTCGCTTGCTCGGGGGCGATCTTCGACGTCGCCCAGCCGATGATGATCATGAAGAAGAGGAACTGCAGACCGCGCGCCGGAACGCCCGAAAACACATGGCCGGAGCCCGGCAGCACGATGGCGAGCGCCAGTATTGCGTAAGGATTGAACGGCTTTTGCGGCGTGTCTGTCATGACGGATTGGCCCAGCGCAGGATGTTTTTTCTCAAGGCGATAAGCTCGTCGAGCAGGTCCCGCACCAGGTCGGGATCGAGCGTGACCTCGCCGAATTCGGCTTGCCGGAACACGCCATAGCGGACACGGTCGGCCTCGGCGAGCTGCCAGACGATGCGGCAGCCCTTGGGCGTGATCAGAAGCTCCTTGGCCTGCGGCGCACGGAACAAAGCGAGGTGCGGGGCGACGACATGGTGCGGCAGAACATGCTCGGGATCATCGGTGCGGATGACGGCTTCTACAGGAGCGTCGGGTGGATGATCGAGTGTCACCGGCAGACGATCGAAGTTCGAGAAGGTCGTGGGCCCGGCCGGGCGCATCATGAGATCGTAGGTGGCGGTGAGCGGCAGGGGCTCGGGGATGGTCGCGAGCAACCAGAGCGAGGGGAGCTTGCGCACCGCGAGCGTGTCGACGAGCGGATAGAGCCTCACCGCGAGACCGCGATATTTGCCGACGAGCTGGGGATAGCCGGCGGAGTTCTCGCCTTCA
This genomic stretch from Nordella sp. HKS 07 harbors:
- a CDS encoding ATP-grasp domain-containing protein, producing MTNHTPLPRFSRAVTHWRNWPGAEDPTAIDALEDIVQREKLEGYLLVPAADGDVKFASQAHARLSRHLNLLLPDWSSLQWAADKALTYRRAAELGIAVPEIYPVRSHADAADMPMRFPVVLKPSMRLALNRFTRDKVWRADDRDGFVRLYAEAAGLVGPEAIVVQELVPGDGECQLSYAGLWWQGRPVSAFVAQRTRQYPIDFSYTSTFVETIESPDVREAAEAFLSSIGHHGLCEIEFKRDSRNGVLKLLDVNPRPWSWFGLADAAGVDFGAAIVALASGREPPPMRARTGVGWMFGQRDPIAALQLALAGRLDAGAWLASLTRTRTFATMSLSDPLPGIVELPVTLFRALARLPGRSRNHS
- a CDS encoding GNAT family N-acetyltransferase — encoded protein: MRQQPTAVFDTSSAISGAGIGSGFTVEVDNISDSDWDGIASGFADIHPEQTACFAGHHWKGRDSHLLLHRNGEPVAGARVALVKLPLIGRGLAFLRFGPFWRRRDAAADPEIYRAMIAALVEEYCVARGHCLTVLPRPHPRYHAEECGWLRDMGFAQRRQYEDPERYVVNTALNEGAQLKSLAQKWRYNLRQALANSLDVRMTEAPEDIDAFQKLYVSMMERKDFSSTTPVHLTGQLIANLPDKLKPKLFVAYHEKKLVAGATVGLFGDTAYYMFGASSADALPLKAGYALHWVIVQWLNQNGFQWYDLGGASHEPGLRQFKKGFVGKAGQIVTMEGEFDRWTTPVGRLASDAIFGARNLRRRLRHGAKFGKTADSSK